TGGAGCCGGCGGAGTTTGTGAATGAATCCCCGGACCGAGCCAGGAGGCCGAGGCGCCCGCAGCGCAAGGCGCGACGACGAGTCATAGCCGGAGGCTATGGCGAGGAGGAGCAACGCAGCGATGCGGGATGCATCGGCCTCGTGGCGACGGGAGGGGATTCGTTCACAGACTCCTGGTCAAGCTTCTGGCCCGTCGTGTCAGGACGCTTGCTCTGCACCTGCAGCAAGTGCCCGTGCGGCAACATTTGCCCCGTGGCACATCGCTTGCTCCCCAGCGCCGCGTGCGACGGGTGAACGGTGTTGGGTGGTGCTGGCTGGCGGTCGTGGTGGCGGCGTTGACGGGAACGGCCAGGGGGGAGGACCCGTTGCCGGGCGATGCGAGCGGGGGACGGGGTGAACCCCCGCCCCCCCTCGCGGCGCCCGAGCTGACGCGCGTGAACGGCGCACCCTTCGTGTGGCCGGCGCTCGATGCGGCGCTCTACGCCGGTGCCGGGCCGTTTCGCGAGGCGGTGGCGGCCTGGCGCGAGCAGGGCGCTCGGCCGGCGCGCTCGCTCCCGCCTGCCAACTCGCCGGCGGCGCTCTACCTCGCGGCCGACTTCGCCTACCTCGCCGCCGCCGCCGGCGCGGGCGACTACCTCGCCGCGGTCACGGGCTACGAGCGCGCGCTGCGCGAGGCACCGGACTTCCCGGACGCCGCGCGCGGGCGCTTCATGCTCGGACAGGCGAACCTGCTGCTCGGCTTCGGACCCGAGGCGGGAGCGGCGTTTGCTGATCTCGTTCGCCACGATCCGCAGAGCCCCCTCGCGGGCGACGCACGGCTCGGCCAGGCGGCGGCGCTCCGACTGCGGCGCCGTCCCACGGAGGCGCGACGCCTGCTCGACGCGGTGCTCGCCGAAGCGAGCGGGGCGCTCCTCTGCCGCGCGCGCGGCGAGGAGGTGGCCGAGGCCCGTGCGGCCGGCTCGCCCGCCGAGGCCGCCCGAGCCTATCGCCGCCTCGTGGCCGTGTGCCCCGCTGCGCTACAGGATCCGGTCACGCGCGGTGACTACGCCGAGGCACTCGCCGCCGCGGGCGATCGCGACGCGGCGCAGGCGGTGCTCGCCGCCGCGCCGCCTCCCGGCGACCCGCGTCTCGACCTGCTCGCCGGCCGGCTCGCCGCCGACGCCGGCGACGTCGAGGCGGCCCGTACGGCTTACGAGCGCGTGCTCGGCAAGCGCGCCTCGGATGCCGTCGTGACCGAGGCGAAGATGCGGCTCGCCCTCCTCGACGCCGCCGGCGACCCCGCGCGTGCGACCGCGGCGCTCCTGGGACTCGCGGGCGAGGCCCAGACCCCCGCGCTGCGCGCCGCGCTCCTCGGCACGGCGGCCGACACCGCGGCGCGCGCCGGCCGCTTCGAGGAGGCGCTCGGGCTGCTCGAGCGCGCCGCGACGCTCGGGCCCGAGGGCGCGGCGCAGGCGGACGGGCGGCGCGCCGAGATCCTCGGTCGCTGGGTCGCCGCGCTCGGCGGCGCCGACGATGCGGCGGGCGTCGCGGCCGTCTATGCGGCCTACGCCACGGACATCGACGCGGCCGCCGCCCCCGAGGACGCGCTCGCGATTGCGCGCGCGCTCGGCCGGCTCGGACTCCACCCGAGCGCGGTGCGCCTGCTCGAGCTCGCCCGCGAGCGGAGCGCCTCGCGACCCGAGGTCGAGGTCGCGCTCGCGGAGGAGACGCTCGCCGCGGGCGACGTGGCGGCGGCTCGCACCGTCGCGCGGCGGCTCCTCGCGGGCCGGCTTCCCGCCGAGCTGCTGCCCAGGGCGCGCGCGGTTGCCGCCCGCGCCGCGCTCGCCACGGGTGACGTCGCGGCGGCGGCCGAGCTGGCCTCCGGCACGATGGACGCCGGCCTCGAGGCCGACGTCGGGCGCGCGCTCGTGGCGGGAGGAAATCCGGCTGCGGCGTGCGCGCTGGTCGCGCCGGCCGTGGTCGATCGGGAAGCACCCGCGCGCGTGCTGCTCGTGGCGGGCGCCGCCGCCGCGGCCGAGGGCGTCTGGGATGCCGCCTCCGAAGCCTACGACCGCGCGCTGGGCGCCGGGGACGGGACGGAGCGCCTCGAGGCGGCCGCCGGGCTCGCCCGCCTGGCGCTCGCTCGCGGCGACCGCACCGCGGCCCGCAGCGCCCTCGCGCGTGCCGGTGATCTCAAGGATGCGCTCGTCCGCCGCGCCGCCAGCGCCGCGGACCGGAGCCTCGCCGTGCCATGAGCGGGAGCGAAGGATATCGATGAGCATGATGGCCGTCCCCACCGCGCCGGAGGAGCTGCATGGCCTGGCGCGCGCCTTCGACGGCTTCACCGCCGCGACGGCACGCCTCGAGCACGAGTACGCCACGCTGCGCGCCCGCCTCGCGCGCCTGACCGCCGAGCTCGAGGAGAAGAACCGCCTGCTCGCCGAGAGCCTCGAGCGCGAGCGGCGGCTCGAGGCCGAGGCGCTCCGCCAGAGCCGGCTCGCCGCGATGGGCGAGATGGCCGCCATGCTGGCGCACGAGATCCGCAACCCCCTCGGGGCGATGGAGCTGTTCACGGGTCTCCTGCTGGACGACCTGCGCGACCGGCCCGACACGGTCCGTCTCGCGCGCCAGGTGGCGAGCGGCATCGCCGACCTCAATCATCTGGTCACCAACCTGCTCGAGTTCACCCGCACGCACGTCCCACGCCGGCAGCGCGTCGACTGCTGCGCGCTCGCCGAGGAGACGCTGCGCTACATGGCCGACCTCGTCGCCGCGCACGCGGTCGCGGTCGAGCGGCGGTACGCGGCGCCGGCGGTGCACGCGGTCGCCGACCCGCATCTCCTCCGCCCCGTGCTGCTGAACCTGATGCGCAACGCGGCGCAGGCGATGCCCACGGGCGGGACGCTGACCGTCGCGGTCGAGCCGGGCGTGGCCGGCACGCGGCTGACCGTCGCCGACACGGGGCCGGGCATCTCCCCGGGCGCGGAGGCCGACATCTTCCGGCCGTTCTTCACCACGCGCGCGAAGGGGACGGGGCTCGGTCTGGCGGTCGTCCAGGAGCTGGTGGGCGCGATGGGCGGCACGCTCGCGGTCGCGAGCGAGCCCGGTCGCGGCGCGGCCTTCACGGTGGTCCTGCCCGCAGAGGAGGGGGGGAACGGAGCATGAGATCGGTCCTCATCGTCGACGACGAGCCGGGCATGCGTGCCGGGCTCTCGGAGGTGCTCGGCCGCGGCGGCTTCGCCGTCGAGCAGGCGGCGAGCGCCGAGGAGGCGCTGGCGCGGCTCGTGGAGCGCGGCGGGCAAAGCGGGCAAAGCGGTCAAAGCGGTATAGATCTGCTGGTCACCGACCTCCGCCTCCCCGGCATCAGCGGCCTCGAGCTGATCCGCGCCGCCCGCCAGGCCGGTAGCCAGATGCCGGCGATCGTCATCACCGCGCACGGCACGGTCGAGGACGCCGTGGCGGCCATGAAGCTCGGCGCCTTCGACTTCCTGACCAAGCCCTTCTCGCCGGCCGACCTGCTGCACCTCGCCGTGCGCGCGGCGGGCGAGCGGCCGGCGCCGGAGGCCGGGAACGGGCGCGCGAAGGGCGGCGAGGGCACCGCGCCCCGGCGCCGTCCGATCATCACGCGCGACCCCGCGCTGCAGCGCGTCCTGACCGTCGCCGAGAGCGTGGCCTCGAGCCGGGCGCCGGTGCTGATCCAGGGCGAGAGCGGCACGGGCAAGGAGCTGCTCGCCCGGTACGTCCACGAGAGCGGCTGCCGGCGCGGCAAGCCCTTCGTCGCCGTCAACTGCGCGGCGCTGCCGCGCGACCTCCTGGAGAGCGAGCTCTTCGGGCACGAGCGCGGCGCGTTCACCGGCGCCATCACGCGCAAGACCGGCAAGTTCGAGCTCGCCAGCGGCGGCACGATCCTGCTCGACGAGATCAGCGAGATGGAGCTCGGCCTCCAGGCGAAGCTCCTGCGCGTGCTCCAGGAGTACGAGGTGGACCGCGTCGGGGGCAGCGCGCCGGTGCCGGTGGACGTCCGGGTGGTCGCGACGACCAACCGCCGGCTCGCCGAGATGGTCGACCGCGGCCGCTTCCGCGAGGACCTCTACTACCGGCTGACGGTGATCCCGCTGGTGCTCCCGCCGCTGCGCGAGCGGCCGGGCGACATCGACCTCCTCGCCGATCACTTCCTCGAGCGCTTCTCGGGCGCCCGGGCGCTCCGGCTCGCGCCCGAGGCGCGCGAGGCGCTCAAGGCGCGGCCCTGGCCGGGGAACGTGCGCGAGCTCGAGAACGCGCTCGAGCGCGCCGGGCTCCTCGCCCGTTCCGAGGTGGTGACCCGCGAGGACCTCGACGACCGCGACGCCGGGGTGCCGCGGCTCGCGCTCGGCGACCTCGCCGGACTCACGGTCCGCGAGATGGAGCGGCGGCTCATCTTCGACACGCTCAAGCGCACCCAGAACAACCGCACCCAGGCGGCGCGGCTCCTCGGCATCAGCATCCGAACGCTGCGCAACAAGCTGGCCGAGTACCGCCAGCGGGGTGAACTGCCGGCCGAGGCGCCGGCGGAGACCTGAGGGAGACCATGCCGAACATCCTCTTCGACCCGACGATCGAGGGCCTGGCCCGGACGCTCACGCTGCACCAGCAGCGCCACGAGGTCCTCGCTTCGAACCTGGCCAACGTC
This is a stretch of genomic DNA from Deltaproteobacteria bacterium. It encodes these proteins:
- a CDS encoding sigma-54-dependent Fis family transcriptional regulator, whose amino-acid sequence is MRSVLIVDDEPGMRAGLSEVLGRGGFAVEQAASAEEALARLVERGGQSGQSGQSGIDLLVTDLRLPGISGLELIRAARQAGSQMPAIVITAHGTVEDAVAAMKLGAFDFLTKPFSPADLLHLAVRAAGERPAPEAGNGRAKGGEGTAPRRRPIITRDPALQRVLTVAESVASSRAPVLIQGESGTGKELLARYVHESGCRRGKPFVAVNCAALPRDLLESELFGHERGAFTGAITRKTGKFELASGGTILLDEISEMELGLQAKLLRVLQEYEVDRVGGSAPVPVDVRVVATTNRRLAEMVDRGRFREDLYYRLTVIPLVLPPLRERPGDIDLLADHFLERFSGARALRLAPEAREALKARPWPGNVRELENALERAGLLARSEVVTREDLDDRDAGVPRLALGDLAGLTVREMERRLIFDTLKRTQNNRTQAARLLGISIRTLRNKLAEYRQRGELPAEAPAET